The Gammaproteobacteria bacterium region CGTGCTTGATGTCGGTGCCGACCAGCTGGCTGGCAGCGGACTTCACGGCTTTCTGCAGTGTCAGCGAATCGAGGTCCGCTTCCTTGCCGAGGCCGAGCAGCATGACGCGGCTGGTGCCGAGACCCGGCACCTTGACCAGCAGCTGCGCCTGGCCGACGTTGCCTTCGAAGCCGGCATCCTTGATGGCAGCCTTGAGGTAGCCCTTGCTGGCGGTGTCGATTTCAGTGGCAGCAGCGGACAGCTTGCGACCCTGGAAGACGCCGACCACGACGCAATCCGATTTGATGCCGGCGAGCTTGCCGGTCTTGACCATGAACTGCATGTGAATCTCCTGAACGAATGTCTGGGGACCGTTGCCGGTGTTGTTGACCGGCGCTGGAATGGAATCTCATCCTGCACGTTTCATCATGTTTGCCTGCATCGGGCGACTGCCATTGGCGGCGGTCAGCCAGTATGATGGCGGGCAGGGCGCGCTACCGAACTCGAGGCGCGGCAAGGCGCATTCTAGCGAAACCGGGTGGCTTTTGAAAAAAACCGCGCTGTACAAGAATTTCCGGAGGCATTGAGGCGTGTTTCGTATCATCGACCGCTACCTGCTGCGTGAAGCCATTGGCGCCTGGTTTGCCGTGACCGCGGTGTTGCTGGTCATCATCATCGCGCATCGCTTTGCCCGCTTCCTTGGCGAGGCAGCTTCCGGCAACCTGCCGGGCCCGGCGGTGTTCGAACTGCTGGGCTATGCCTGCATCGGCTTCCTGACCGTGCTGACGCCGGTGGGCCTGTTCATCGGCCTGCTGACCGCGTTCGGGCGGCTGTACCGGGATTCGGAAATGGTGGCGATGTTCGCCTGTGGCGTCGGCGTGCGCGATGTCTACCGGCCCGTGCTGGTGCTGGGCCTGGCCGGTGCCTTGCTGGTCGCCTGGTTGAACCTCTTTGCCAGTCCCTGGGCTGCCAGCGAAGCGCTGAAGTCGCGGCGCATTGCCGAGAAGCAGGCGGAGCTAGGGGTGTTCGAGTCCGGTCGCTTCAAGACCTCCAAGGACGGCGATGTTGCCTTCTATGCCGAATCCGCGGACAGCGACACCGGCATTCTCTCGCGCGTTTTCGTCGCCGCACGCAAGACGGATGGCGAAAGTGTTGCCATTCGTGCGGCGGAGGGCGAGCAGGTGCGTTCCGAGGCCACCGGCCAGCGTTTCCTGGTGCTGAATGACGGGCGGCGCTACGACGGCGTGATCGGCGATGCCAACTACCGGACCTACTCCTTTGCCGAGCACGGCATCCAGATCCGCCAGGATGATCCGGATTTCCGCACCTTCAAGCGCGATGGCGTACCGACGGTTCAACTGCTGATTTCGGACAGCCCGCGCGACATTGCCGAGCTGCACTGGCGAATCAGCGGGCCGGTGATGACCTTGCTGCTCGTGTTCATCGCCGTACCGCTGGCACAGACCCGACCACGCGAGGGCCGCTATGGACGCGTGGTCATCGGCGTATTGCTGTATGTCGTCTACTCCAACCTGCTGGGTGTGGCCCAGGTGTGGCTGGAGAAGGGCAGGCTGTCACCGGATACCGGCCTGTGGCCGGTGCACCTCCTTGCGCTACTGGTCGGATTCGTCCTGCTGGCAAAGATGACGCACTGGAACCTGGCGCGGCTCTGGCCACGCGGCAGGTCCAACGGGGAGGCGGCAGCATGATGTTCGGCGTGCTCGATCGCTACCTTGCGCGCCAGGTGATTGCCGGCTCGCTGCTGGTGGCCCTGTTGCTGGCTGCGCTCTCGAGCTTCCTGGTGCTGGTCGGGCAGATGGATGACTTCCAGGGCACCTATGGCATTTCCGAGGCCATCCAGTTCACCTTGCTGTCCATGCCGCAGCAGGTCTACGAACTGATGCCGATGTCGGTGCTGCTCGGCAGCCTGCTGGGCCTGGGCAATCTCGCGGCCGGCAATGAATTGATGGTGATGCGGGCGGCCGGCATCTCGACAGTCCGCCTGGGTCGGTCTTCCCTGCTGGGTGGCCTGGTGCTGGCACTGCTGACCGCCGGCCTGGGTGAATTCGTCGCACCGAACGCCGAGCAGAGTGCCTCGGCCCTGCGCACTTCGGCACGCATGAATCGCATCAGCTATCTTGCCCGCGGCGGCGTCTGGGCACGCGACGGGCAGTTCGTGTTCAACGTGCAGCAGATGCTGGACGCCGACCGACTCAAGGGCGTCAGCCTCTACGAGCTGGGCGAGGGCGCCCGGATCAAGCGCATGCTGGTTGCCGAGGAAGCCGTGGCCGACCCGGACGGAGGCTGGCAATTGCTGGATGTGGCCGAAACGGTTATCGACGAGGAACGCATCGAGTCACGCCGGCATGACCGCCTGGCCTGGCGATCGTTGCTGGATACCCAGTTGCTGCGCCTGTTCGTGGTCGATCCCGACAAGCTGTCGCTGCGTGGCCTGTCCGAGTACACCGACTTCCTGTCGCGCAACCAGCTGGATGTCCGTTCCTACAAGCATGCCTGGTGGCAGCGCGCCATCATGCCGCTGTCGATCATCGTGATGGTGGTGCTGGCATTGCCGTTCGTGTTCGGTCCCTTGCGCACGGTCGGTACGGGCCAGCGAGTGATGTTCGGGGTGTTGATCGGTGTGGTGTTCTACATCGTGAACCTGACGGCGGGCCAGGTCGGCATCGTGTTCAGCATGCCGGCTTTCCTGTCGGCCGGCCTGCCAACGGCCCTGACGGCCTTGCTGGCGCTGCATTTCCTGCGGCGCGTGCCGTAGCGGCGGGGATTATTTCTTCGGTTTCGGGACGCTGGCCAGCGCGCTGTTGCCGACCAGGTCCTGCCAGCCGCGACCCTGCTTGTCGACCAGCATCCACAGCCAGCCGATCCCCAGGGCCAGCCAGCCGACGAGCCCCAGGGCGAGGCGCAACAGCAAATCGCCGGCGCCCAGCTTTCCGCCGTCCTTCGAGATGACCCGCAGTCGCCAGGCGCGCATGCCCAGCGTCTGGCCGTCGCGCTTCCACACCAGCAGGAAGTAACCGCAACCCACCAGTGCAAGGTAGAGGTCGAACAGCAGGTTGTAAGGTGGTGGATCGATCGCACCGCCGGTGAATGGCATCAGCAGCGCGGTGGCGAACATGAACAGCGCTATCAGGATGAGACCGTCGTATACCGCACAGGCGATCCGGCGCAGGAACCATCGCAGCCGTGTTCTGGCGTTCATTGCGGCGAGCGTGGAAATGTCCGGGCTGTCATTCATGGCAAGGGCTTGGCAGGGGAAAGATGGCGCTCCCTACGAGACTCGAACTCGTGTTTCAGCCTTGAGAGGGCCGCGTCCTAACCGCTAGACGAAGGGAGCTTTGATTCGTGTTTTGACGTCGCGCTTGCTGCATCAGCGTCGCGGGGTGCTAGTATACCGGCAATTCGGAGCGACAGATAGACAAGACTCCAAAGAATCACGAGCGTTTGCCAGGTACCTTTGTTGTGCCGACCTGGTGACAGGATGTTGACAGCAGTGTCCCAGCAGGAACCCCAAAAGCAGATCATCGAGCGGCCGGACCACGGCATCTCCCGGCAATCCATTTCGGAAAACGCCCTCAAGGTGCTTTACCGACTGCACAAGGCAGGCTTCGATGCCCACCTGGTCGGTGGCGGTGTGCGCGACCTGCTGCTTGGGCACGAGCCCAAGGACTTCGACATTGCGACCAATGCGCGCCCTGAAGAAGTGCGCGACCTGTTTCGCAACAGCCGGCTGATCGGCCGACGCTTCAAGCTGGTCCATGTGCGCTTCGGCCGCGACATCATCGAAGTGGCCACCTTCCGCGCCAACCGCGAAGACAGCGAACATCCCGAGCAGCATCTCGACGACAGCGGTCGCATCCTGCGGGACAACGTCTATGGCTCCATGGGTGAAGACGCCATCCGTCGCGACTTCACGGTCAACGCGCTCTACTACAACATCGCCGATTTCTCGGTGGTGGATTTCGTCGATGGTGTTGCCGACCTCAAGGCAGGCCTGCTGCGCCTGATCGGCGACCCGGAAACCCGCTACCGCGAGGACCCGGTGCGCATGATCCGCGCCGTGAGGTTCGCGACCAAGCTCGGGTTCCGTATCGAGGAAAAGACCGCGCAGCCGATTCGCGAGCTGGCCAACCTGCTCGAAGACATTCCGGCCGCACGCCTGTTCGAGGAAGTGCTGAAACTGTTCCTGGGCGGTCGTGCCGCCGAGACCCTGGAAATGCTGCGGCATTACCGCCTGTTCCGACCGATGTTCAGGCTGACCGACGAGGCCATCGAGGCCAGCGACAAGGCCAGCGCCCTGAATTTCCTGTCCATGGGTCTTGGCAACACCGACGCGCGCATCGAGGATGGCAAGCCGGTGACGCCGTTCTTCCTGTTTGCCGTGCTGCTCTGGGAGCCGGTACGGCAGCGCTACGAAGCCTTGCAGGAGGAGGGCGTGTCACCCGCCGAGGCCATGCAGGTCGCGGCCGACGAGGTGGCCGGCAAGCAGCAGCAGTTCGTGTCGATTCCGCGCCGTTTCTCGACGCCCATGCGCGAAGTCTGGCAATTGCAGACCCGTTTCCAGACCCGCTCCGGCAAGCGCGCGCTCAGGCTTCTTGGGCATCCGCGCTTTCGCGCCGCCTATGATTTCCTGTTGCTGCGTGCCGAAAATGGCGAGATCGAGCAGGAGGTGGCGGATTTCTGGACCGAGTTCCAGGAAGCCGATGCCTCGCGCCAGCAGCAGATGATCTCCGAGCTGGGCAATCGTCCCGGTGGCAAGGAAGCGGATGATGGCAGTGCGGCAAAATCCGGTCGCCGTCGCAGGCGCGGTGGTCGCCGTCGTCGCCGCAAGTCGGGTGGTTCTCCGAAGGCCGATGACAAGGACTGAGTCGGGTAGCGTGGCGGTCCGCAGCTGGATCGGCCTCGGCAGCAACCTGGACAATCCGCAGGTGCAGCTGCGGCGCGCCGTCGCGGCGCTGGCAGACCTGCCGGGCAGCACGCTTGACGCCATCTCTCCCCTTTATCGATCTCCCCCTCTGGGTCCGCAGGACCAGCCATGGTTTCTCAATGCCGTGGCACGCCTCGCCACCACGCTCCCCCCGCTCGAACTGCTTGATGCCCTGCAGGCCATCGAGGCTGCGCATGACAGGAAGCGCGAGCGACGCTGGGGACCGCGGACACTGGACCTGGACATACTTATATATGGCGAGCGCGTCGAAAACGTCGAGCGCCTGAGCCTGCCGCATCCCGGCGTGGGGCAACGCGCTTTCGTGCTGTATCCTCTCAATGACATCGATCCGCAGCTCGACGTGCCGGGACTCGGCACGGTCAGCGAACTCGCGGCAGCGGTGTCGGGCGACGGGTTGGAGAAGCTGGAACCGGACGACGGATGGGCACGATAAGGACATGAACAAGCGGCCGAAATACATGGTGGTGGAGGGTCCCATCGGTGTTGGCAAGACCTCGCTGGCGCGCCGCCTGGCCGAGCACTACGGCTGCGACCTGGTGCTGGAGCAGGCCGATGAGAATCCCTTCCTGGAACGCTACTACCGCGATCCGCGACAGTATGCGCTGCCCACCCAGCTGTTCTTCCTGTTCCAGCGCGCCCAGCAGTTGCGGGAGCTGCACCAGTCCGACCTGTTCAATCCGGTGCGGGTGGCGGACTTCCTGCTCGAAAAGGACAGCTTGTTCGCCGAGCTGACGCTGGAGCCGGACGAACTGAATCTCTACCAGCAGACTTACCGGCACCTGGCCGTGAATGCGCCGGCGCCAGACCTGGTGGTGTACCTGCAGGCCCCGGTCGACGTCCTGATGCGGCGGATCGAAAAGCGCGGCATTGCCTACGAGCAGCAGATCGAGCAGCGCTACCTGGAGCGGTTGACCGATGCCTACGCCCGGCTGTTCCACAATTACGACCGCTCGCCGTTGCTGATCGTCAACGCCACCCAGATCAACCCGGTGGACAACGACGCCGACTTTGCCCAGCTGGTGAAGGCGATCGAATCTGCGGGCAGCGGGCGGCAGTACTTCAACCCGGTGCCGGACTTCGTCTGAGCGGCGCCCCATGAAGCTTGCAAGCGCCGGTCTGGCGCGGCAGTCTTTGCATCCCTGAGCACGAAACAGGATCCGAGCGACCATGTATTCCAGTCCCGACAAGCGTCACGACGGCAAGCCGGTCACGGTGGCCAGCCTGGCGAAAATGAAGGCCGAGGGGCAGAAGATCACCTCGCTGACGGCTTATGACGCCAGCTTTGCGGCGCTGGTCGACGAGGCGGGCGTGGATGTGGTGCTGGTTGGTGACAGCCTGGGCATGGTGATCCAGGGGCATGCCACGACCGTGCCGGTCACCGTCGATGACATCATCTACCACGGCAAGGCGGTTGCCCGCGGCCTCGGTCGGGCGTTGCTGATGCTGGACATGCCGTTCATGAGCTATGCCACGCCGCAGGCGGCGCTGGAGAATGCCGCTCGCATGATGCAGGAAGGCGGCGCGCAGATGGTCAAGCTGGAAGGGCATGTCAACCAGCTGGAAGTGGTCAGCTACCTGACCGGCAATGGCATTCCGGTCTGCGCCCATCTCGGCCTGCGACCGCAATCGGTACACAAGATCGGTGGTTTCAAGGTGCAGGGCCGCGAGTCCGATGCGGCCGAGCAGATGGTGGCCGATGCCGTTGCCCTGGCAGGCGCCGGGGCGGACATCATCCTGCTGGAATGTGTTCCGAGCGCACTGGCGAAACGCATTGCCGAGGAAGTCGCCGTGCCGGTGATCGGTATCGGGGCCGGTCCCGATGTCGATGGCCAGATCCTGGTGCTGTACGACGTGCTCGATATCACGCCGGGCAAGAAACCCAAGTTCGCCAAGAATTACATGGCCACCGCCGGCAGCAATGCCGCCGCGATCGAGCAATTCGTCGCGGAAGTGCGCGATGGTACCTATCCCGGTCCCGAACACGGCTTCGACTGAGCCTGCGCCCATGCACGTATCCCGCCAACTGGAAGACTTGCGCCAGCGCGTTGCCGACTGGCACCTCGCGGGCGAGCGCGTGGCCTTCGTGCCCACCATGGGCAACCTGCATGCGGGTCACCTGGCGCTGGTCGAAAAGGCCCGCGAAGTGGCGGACAGGGTGGTGGCCAGCATTTTCGTCAATCCCATGCAGTTCGGGCCGAACGAGGATTTCGGTGCCTACCCGCGCACCGAGGACCAGGACGCGCAGCAATTGGTCAAAGCCGGTTGCGACCTGCTGTTCCTGCCGGATGTCGAGACCATGTATCCCGGTGGTACCGAGGCGACCACGTTCATCGAGGTGCCGGAAATCTCCGACATCCTCTGTGGCCAGTCACGCCCGGGCCATTTCCGTGGCGTCGCCACGGTGGTCGCGCGACTGTTCCACATGGTCCAGCCGGATGCGGCGGTATTCGGTGAGAAGGACTGGCAGCAATTACAGGTGATTCGTCGCATGGTTCGCGACCTGGCCTTGCCGGTCGAGATCATCGG contains the following coding sequences:
- a CDS encoding M17 family peptidase N-terminal domain-containing protein, whose protein sequence is MQFMVKTGKLAGIKSDCVVVGVFQGRKLSAAATEIDTASKGYLKAAIKDAGFEGNVGQAQLLVKVPGLGTSRVMLLGLGKEADLDSLTLQKAVKSAASQLVGTDIKH
- the lptF gene encoding LPS export ABC transporter permease LptF, with protein sequence MFRIIDRYLLREAIGAWFAVTAVLLVIIIAHRFARFLGEAASGNLPGPAVFELLGYACIGFLTVLTPVGLFIGLLTAFGRLYRDSEMVAMFACGVGVRDVYRPVLVLGLAGALLVAWLNLFASPWAASEALKSRRIAEKQAELGVFESGRFKTSKDGDVAFYAESADSDTGILSRVFVAARKTDGESVAIRAAEGEQVRSEATGQRFLVLNDGRRYDGVIGDANYRTYSFAEHGIQIRQDDPDFRTFKRDGVPTVQLLISDSPRDIAELHWRISGPVMTLLLVFIAVPLAQTRPREGRYGRVVIGVLLYVVYSNLLGVAQVWLEKGRLSPDTGLWPVHLLALLVGFVLLAKMTHWNLARLWPRGRSNGEAAA
- the lptG gene encoding LPS export ABC transporter permease LptG encodes the protein MMFGVLDRYLARQVIAGSLLVALLLAALSSFLVLVGQMDDFQGTYGISEAIQFTLLSMPQQVYELMPMSVLLGSLLGLGNLAAGNELMVMRAAGISTVRLGRSSLLGGLVLALLTAGLGEFVAPNAEQSASALRTSARMNRISYLARGGVWARDGQFVFNVQQMLDADRLKGVSLYELGEGARIKRMLVAEEAVADPDGGWQLLDVAETVIDEERIESRRHDRLAWRSLLDTQLLRLFVVDPDKLSLRGLSEYTDFLSRNQLDVRSYKHAWWQRAIMPLSIIVMVVLALPFVFGPLRTVGTGQRVMFGVLIGVVFYIVNLTAGQVGIVFSMPAFLSAGLPTALTALLALHFLRRVP
- a CDS encoding RDD family protein, whose product is MNDSPDISTLAAMNARTRLRWFLRRIACAVYDGLILIALFMFATALLMPFTGGAIDPPPYNLLFDLYLALVGCGYFLLVWKRDGQTLGMRAWRLRVISKDGGKLGAGDLLLRLALGLVGWLALGIGWLWMLVDKQGRGWQDLVGNSALASVPKPKK
- the pcnB gene encoding polynucleotide adenylyltransferase PcnB produces the protein MSQQEPQKQIIERPDHGISRQSISENALKVLYRLHKAGFDAHLVGGGVRDLLLGHEPKDFDIATNARPEEVRDLFRNSRLIGRRFKLVHVRFGRDIIEVATFRANREDSEHPEQHLDDSGRILRDNVYGSMGEDAIRRDFTVNALYYNIADFSVVDFVDGVADLKAGLLRLIGDPETRYREDPVRMIRAVRFATKLGFRIEEKTAQPIRELANLLEDIPAARLFEEVLKLFLGGRAAETLEMLRHYRLFRPMFRLTDEAIEASDKASALNFLSMGLGNTDARIEDGKPVTPFFLFAVLLWEPVRQRYEALQEEGVSPAEAMQVAADEVAGKQQQFVSIPRRFSTPMREVWQLQTRFQTRSGKRALRLLGHPRFRAAYDFLLLRAENGEIEQEVADFWTEFQEADASRQQQMISELGNRPGGKEADDGSAAKSGRRRRRGGRRRRRKSGGSPKADDKD
- the folK gene encoding 2-amino-4-hydroxy-6-hydroxymethyldihydropteridine diphosphokinase, with amino-acid sequence MTRTESGSVAVRSWIGLGSNLDNPQVQLRRAVAALADLPGSTLDAISPLYRSPPLGPQDQPWFLNAVARLATTLPPLELLDALQAIEAAHDRKRERRWGPRTLDLDILIYGERVENVERLSLPHPGVGQRAFVLYPLNDIDPQLDVPGLGTVSELAAAVSGDGLEKLEPDDGWAR
- a CDS encoding deoxynucleoside kinase is translated as MNKRPKYMVVEGPIGVGKTSLARRLAEHYGCDLVLEQADENPFLERYYRDPRQYALPTQLFFLFQRAQQLRELHQSDLFNPVRVADFLLEKDSLFAELTLEPDELNLYQQTYRHLAVNAPAPDLVVYLQAPVDVLMRRIEKRGIAYEQQIEQRYLERLTDAYARLFHNYDRSPLLIVNATQINPVDNDADFAQLVKAIESAGSGRQYFNPVPDFV
- the panB gene encoding 3-methyl-2-oxobutanoate hydroxymethyltransferase; amino-acid sequence: MYSSPDKRHDGKPVTVASLAKMKAEGQKITSLTAYDASFAALVDEAGVDVVLVGDSLGMVIQGHATTVPVTVDDIIYHGKAVARGLGRALLMLDMPFMSYATPQAALENAARMMQEGGAQMVKLEGHVNQLEVVSYLTGNGIPVCAHLGLRPQSVHKIGGFKVQGRESDAAEQMVADAVALAGAGADIILLECVPSALAKRIAEEVAVPVIGIGAGPDVDGQILVLYDVLDITPGKKPKFAKNYMATAGSNAAAIEQFVAEVRDGTYPGPEHGFD
- the panC gene encoding pantoate--beta-alanine ligase; this encodes MHVSRQLEDLRQRVADWHLAGERVAFVPTMGNLHAGHLALVEKAREVADRVVASIFVNPMQFGPNEDFGAYPRTEDQDAQQLVKAGCDLLFLPDVETMYPGGTEATTFIEVPEISDILCGQSRPGHFRGVATVVARLFHMVQPDAAVFGEKDWQQLQVIRRMVRDLALPVEIIGLPTKREDSGLALSSRNQYLDAAEREQAAELYQALRAAAQGLQAGESVAVLEKAGRERLARAGFEVDYFTIRNADTLQEVAAADAEAVVVLAAARLGKARLIDNLPVNAAS